In Desulfovulcanus ferrireducens, the genomic window GGCTTTAAGATAATTGCTTGTGTGTAGTAATAACTCGCTCGTTCATACTGTTTTTTTTGTAAATAAATATTGCCCAGATTGTAGAGTATTACCGGATTATTCTTATCCAGGTTTAAGGCCTTATGTAAATTTTTTTGAGCCTCATCGAAGTTGTTAACTGCTGCATAGGCTAGACCTTTGTTTACATAAGCTTGAACAAAGTAAGGATTTAATGAAATGGCTCGTGTAAAGTTTTCAATAGCATTAGAGTAAAGTTTTAACTTAGCTTGGCAGAGACCCTTGTTAAAGTATAAGGTTGCATTGGCAGGTTTGTTTTTTATTGCCAGGTCAAACGCTCTTATGGCTTTTTCATACTCGCCTTTTGTGTAAAAAAACAGGCCACTTCTAACATTAGATATTGGCCTCAGTTGGCTGTCATGTTTACTTTTTTGAGCTGCACAACCTGCAAATATTATGAATAAGCAGATTAAAAGTTTTGTTGCGCTTGTTGGAGTCATTGAAAACCTTGCGTTTCTTTTGTTTGTTAAAGATTTATTTGGAGGTGATGGTGATGGAAAAGGTCGATTGCCTCAATTTTATAGAATTTATTACCAAGAGTGTCTTGCCAGCTTCACATCGCTTCACATCGTTTCCGAGGGGAAGCGAAGAAGAAGTTCCTTCCATTTGTTCAGGATTCTTCAGCCAGTCTCTCCCGCATCTGGCTTGATTAAGAATGATGGGGTAAGAAGCACCATTCAGAACAATACAACTTTTCTCACTATTCCATCTGTATCTTCCATATTTCTTATTCTCTCGGGCAGCTCGCATTTTTGATGTAAAAAACGCTAAAAGATCCTATAAGTAGATGATATGGTTAATGATTTTTTAATGTTAAAATGACAAGACTTGTTCCATTGGTCTATAAAAATAAAAAATATTGCAAAATAAATGAAGAATCCAGCGGGAGTTAATTTGTTTATATTTATCTCAAATCATAGCAAAAATTTATGTATACAGGCTAAGAGAATAGAAAACAAGATGTTGTACAAGCTTATATATGCATTGGCAGACATTAAAAAATCTGTATAACTTGTTTTGTATAATATAAATAAAAATTATGTCTTACTTCATGGACTTCTGGACAGGAAGCAAGGTAGATATTTTAAGAAGAAGAAATATCACAAGAAACCTGCCTACCGATATTTTAAACCTAATCTAATCAAAAACCAACCGTTATTTAGCCCTATCAAATGTAAATATATAGAAAATTTCAAATTTAACTCTGGCCAGAAAATATTGCTCAGGGCAGATTCGTATCGTAAGAAAAGAGGGCGTAATGAGTTATTGGCAATTCTATATTTTAAAAAATCTGTAAATCTATAGATTGACCATTGCAAAAAAAAGTAATTTATGCTTATAAGACAAATATTATTTTTTTGCAATAAATAATTCATTTTTGAGAAAACTAGTTCGATGGTTGAGGCAGAAAATAGAAATCATTTCTGCTCCCAGTCTCCCGCTGTAACTGACTGTCTTTTAAAAGATAATCATATAAGCTTTGTTTGGGATTGTCTTAAAATGTTATCTACTTAACTCCTCGCTATCGTTCTATCCTCTCGAGTGAAATTTTCTTATAATCTCAAAATGATGTCTTCAATTTGGTTTTTGACTGGAAATGTCATTGGCTGATCTTATTTCTATAAACCCATTTTGAACTAGACATAAGGAAAGGTTTAAGAGTTTTTTTACTTAAATTTTACGTAATATGATGGAACTGGGCTTTTGATACTCAAGAATATTTCATTTCAGACCAGATTTTCAAGAAGTTTGATTAAAGATGGTAGTGTGTTGAATTTATTAAGTTTTCGAATAATTTTTTTGTTAGAATATTTTTGGCAATAAAACATAATATTATTTATCGTTTTATTATTTAAAATGTAAGAAAAATAAAATAAGGTGGGATGAAAGATGAAGAAAAAGTTAGTTTTGGTAGTTGTGACCGTGTTAATGCTCATTTGTTTAGCTATTGCTACTGGTTGCAATGGAGGTGGAAGTAGTAATGACAGTACTTCAACTATAGATGGAAGCGGGAGTTAAATTTTATTTAAGAATGGAGGAAAAAATGAAAATATTTACACTTCCAAAGATAGGATTAATAATTATAGCATTTTTTTGGGTAAGTAGTGTATGTTACGGGGCATTAACGCCCGGTCAAATTTATACTATTGAAGTTTCTCCTATTGACTCAAATGGAAAAGTTGGTTCGCTGGCTGCTTCTACAACGTCAACCGCAGATTTAAATGGAAAGATATCTTTTTTTCTAGACGGTGTGCCCACCACTAGTGATGGATATAACTTTCTTCTGGTTGTCATAAAAGATTCCGACGGCACTATTGTCAGGCGTTCTCTCGCCCCCGCCCCTTCTCCGGGTTCAACTGTTAACTTGGGTGTTTCTCCTATGACAGAGGCCCAGAGTCAGGCCATGCTTGGTGCCATGGAGACTGCCGGAAGTGACGATCCTATTATGGTACTTTTTGGTTTTACTCTGGTAAGATCAGGCGGTTATATACATGATGATATTTCTCATCTTGGAAGCCTGGGAAGAGTTGCTGTCAGAGGGGAAAATGGGTTTAATAACTACCTCGAAGGCAAAATTGGAGCGGATAAAATGGCTGTTTTTCGGTCGGCTGTTCAGACTAGCCTTGCTCAGTATACCGCAAAAATAAAAGAAGCGGTTGACCATATTGCTGATTCTCAAACGGCCAAAAATTATAGAGGAGAAGCTGCTGCTTTGCTCTCAGAATTGCTTATAGGCGCAGCCTCAGAGGCTGGTTTTGACCCAGGTTATATTAATGCCGCCATAAGGGCAATGGGAGACAAAGCAGATGATTATCTTGCAAATGATGGGGCTACCATGTCTCCAAGTGTCTTATCATCCATAGATGCCATTATGAGCGCTACTTATATGAAGATACAAGCAGAATGTGTCAGAAAAAAATATACTTCGGCACTTACTGTTCTTGATGCATCACAGAGTCAGGTGGAAAGAGTAAACACTGCCGTCACTAATCTTTCCAACGCTATGCTAACTGCTTTTCAGGGTTTTGAAGCGCTATTTGAAAACGAAGAGAATCTTCCTTCAATCTCAGACATCGATCAGGAGCAACAAAATTTCGATCAAAAGATGCAACAAGCATTTAACAATTTTATGCAGGATATCGCATCAACCAATGCCGAGATAGATACCATGGTTGATAAAATGAAGAGTGGGTTTTGTGGTGGCGATCAGAATTGCGAAACTCTACTAAATAGTATGAAGGACTCTAACTCCGATGGTAATTATACCGATGGCACATTTACATTTTGGGACATGTCCGGGAACGCCAGAAACTGGCCTATAACTATGGTTGTTCCGGTGACCTGGGTGGTAGCAAATTATTCCGACACTTTTACCTACACCCGCGATACCATTCAAGCACCTCAGTGTATGGATTGGCTTGATAGCGATGATAATTCCACTAACGGTATAGATCATCAGCGACATGATTTCCAGGCTATGGGGTTGCCAGGCAGCCTTGCTGCCTTATTTAGTTTACGAGAGGATATAGAAATCATAAATACAAGAAGATGGGCAGGAGAAATGGCGTCATCCTGTGATATGACCAATGCTACATATAATAATCTGGACCCAGGGGAACAAACTGACGCATATGAACTATCAGTAAATGGAACGGATTTAGGTAGGGCCTATAATCTTGAGATTATAACTATTGAGGATAGTACATCGGAGGATGACTTGGCTGGTATCAATGCCACGAATTTTACCTATTGCAGTGTTTTTTCTCCTTACCTTCTTGCGTCAGAAATAGAAGGTTTAGAAGATTTAAGGCTTTCAAGATTAGCGCAAAGAAAGGCTGCTATTGGCCCGGCTGAGATCTCCGAGGCCCAGAGACAGGCATTGGTAGATACTGCCACCATGCCTGATTTTTGATATCTCCATAAGGGGAAACCTATTCAGGTTTCCCGTTTTTTACTAACTCAACTTACGGGGTTAGTGCTTCATGGAAATTTTGGTGTGTGATAATAGTTTATAAACTGGTCAGGTAACGGCCACTAACTTTGAGCCACATCAGGGTAAGGGGGGGGGAGTCAATGGAGTTAGTTGAACAGTTGGGGCTTTTCTCGGCGGTGTAATTTTAAAGCCAGGAGGAATTTTTGAGGGGTTGATTGTGCTTATCAAGAATAAACGAAAAAGGCTGTACTGTAAAAGCTTAACTCAGTAGGCCATACTTTGCTAGTTAGGGGCGCCTATTTCTCTCACCTCGCAACACCTCCCCTTTTCAACAATTTTTTCAACTAAAGGCCAAGCTGTGTCGAAATTTGGCACTTCCTCTTGACGCCTCTCTTTTGGTGTTTATTATATAAAGCAAAAAAAGATTGATGGAGGTGATAATTATGGTAATCGATTTTAGTGCATTTTATGATTTGCCAAGACAAATAGATAGATTTTTTGATGAATTCTGGAAACCAAATGTAATCAGCCAGAGACGGGCATCATATCCTCCAATAAACATTACTGAAGATCAGGCTAATATATATGTAACTGCTGAAATTCCCGGGATGGATATTGACGATTTAGAGATAACTTTAACCGATGGCAGTGTAGTTATCAAAGGTAACAGAAAGGCAGACAATGGTAATTACTACCGACAGGAAAGACCTACTGGTGTATTCCAAAGAGTTATAAATTTAAATGTTCCAATTGATGCTGATAAAGTAAAAGCAAAAATGAAAGACGGCTTGTTGGAAATAGTTTTGCCAAAGGCTGATGAAGCCAAACCAAAGAAAATCAGTATAGAAGCTGAATAATGGGAGGTGAGCACAATGACCCAAGAAGTAATCAAAAAAGAGACCAACACACTGCCTCGCTTTGCTCCTAACACTGATATTATAGAACGTGAAGATGGATTTCATATATATATGGACCTTCCTGGAGTGAGCAAGGATGACTTAACGATTGATCTTAAAGAAAACGAACTCCAGGTTAGTGCCAGGGCCGTTTATCCTAAGAGGGAAAATGTAAACAATATCCATCTTGAATTTGGCGATAGTGAATATGTGCGTAATTTTACCATCTCTGATATCGTTGATCGCCAGAATATTAAAGCAACTTTAAAGAACGGAGTATTGGAACTATTCTTGCCTAAAGCAGAAAAGGCCAAGCCGAGAAAAATCGAGATACAAGCTGAATAATAGAAGAAAGAATATCTAATGGGTATAAAGGGGGTGATATTATGTTTGAAAGAATGTTCCCAGTCTTACGGAGAAAAAAAGAATCCGAAATAAAGAGTCCTCAAACCATTTTCGACCTGTTTGAAGAAATGTGGAGGCAGCCATTTTGGGGCATGGAGCAATTTACACCTGGCTTCGTCCCTGCAGTTGAAGTAAGTGAAAAAGATGACGAAATAGTCGTGCGGGCAGAAATCCCTGGTCTGGATACCAAAGATTTGGATGTAACTATTGAAAATAACTATCTGATTATCAAGGGAGAAAAAAAGAGGGAAAAGAAAGAGGAAAAAGAGAGTTTTGTGCACATGGAGTGTTCTTACGGCTCTTTTTACCGTACTATTCCATTAACTACCGAAGTGGATAAGGATAAAATTAAAGCCAAATATAAAAAAGGTGTTTTAACCATTACGCTACCAAAGGTTGAGTCTGCCAAAGCCAAACGTATTGCCATTGAAAGTTAATAAAATTTCAAAAGAGCAAAAAAAAGGAGGGAATCCCCTCCTTTTTTTGTTTTTCTTGGTGCCCGGGGCCAGACTCGAACTGGCACGAAGCTAAGCTTCGAGGGATTTTAAGTCCCTTGCGTCTACCAAAATTCCGCCACCCGGGCGAAGAAGTCCTTTCATTATACTTTGATTTAATTCCCGTCAACCATTTACTCGCATTTGAGAGAGGGTTTACGCTCTAGTCTTTTCAAGCTAATATTGTTAAGATTTATATATGTTTAAGGAACGAGAGCGTATTTTAGTTATTGGTTTGGATGGCTTGCCTTATTCTTTGGTCAAAAAACTTTGTCAGAAGAGAATTCTACCTCACCTAAAATCAATTATTGACTCTCCTTATTGCCGATCCATTCAAGCAGAAATTCCACCACTTTCTCCGGTGAACTGGACCTCTTTTTATACAGGCGAGGGTCCGGAAGTCCATGGTATCTTTGGGTTTACCAATATAGTTCCCAAAGATTACGGGCTTTATATAACTGATTTTTCTCAGGTCAAAATACCTACTATCTTTGACCAGTTAGGGCAAAAAGGATTTCTTTCCAAAGCTATTAACCTGCCCAATACCTATCCTGCCAGGCCAATAAAAGGTATGCTCATTTCTGGTTTTGTGGCCCAGGATCTAAAAAAAGCAGTATTCCCCCCGCCCCTTTTTGCCATTCTTAAGAGCAAGGGATATAAGTTGGAGGCAGACACCATAAGAGGGGCCAAAGATCCTGCACTGCTTTTAAGAGAGCTCAGACAGACCCTCTCTTCCAGGCTCGCAGCCCTGGAACTTTTTTGGCCGGATCTTTCCTGGGACCTGTTTGTGATAGTGTTTACTGAAACAGATCGGGTTTTCCACTTTCTTTTCCCAGCCTTGATACAGGAAAACCATCCCTTGCACAGCGAATGTATGGAATTCATGCGTGATTTTGATAAGGCTGTTGGCCAGCTACTGGACAGATTTGACAGGCTGCCTGAGCCCAAAAGGCTGATCATGCTCGCAGACCATGGTTTTACCAATTTGAAGACAGAAGTCGATCTGAATGCATGGCTGGCCAGGGCTGGCTTTTTTAAATTTGACCAAAAGCCCAGACATGAGTTGGATGCATCAATAATAAGTTCCAACTGTCAGGCCTTTGCTTTGGATGCGGGTAGAATTTATCTGCATAAAAAAGATTTGTTTCCCAGGGGGCAGGTAACACATATTGATGCACCCAAAATTATCCAGGAAATCAAGGCAGGGCTTATGAGCTTATCTTATGCAGGAGAAAGGGTCATGGAGAGGGTTTTTACAAAAGATGAGCTCTATCCGGACACGGAACATCTAGCGCCTGATCTGGTTTGTTTGCCCAACCCCGGCTTCGACCTCAAGGGAAAATTTGACCGACAGGAAATTTTCGGCCATTTTGGCCGCTTTGGTTGTCATACGGTCCAAAACACCTTTTTCTTTGACAGCCATGGATTTAACCCACAAAAACTAAGACAGACCGGCCAGGAAATCCTGGCCCATTTTGGCAAAAAGCATATCATCAGTTAAAATTATGAAGATAGATTACCAAAAAGACTTGAATCCTGCCCAGTATGAAGCTGTAACTACCACTTCAGGCCCTGTTCTGGTTATTGCCGGAGCTGGCAGCGGCAAAACAAGGACCATTGTCTATCGCCTGGCTTATCTTGTAGAACATGAGGTGAGCCCACAAAATATTCTCTTGCTTACCTTCACCCGTAAAGCAGCAGGGGAGATGTTGAAGAGAGCTGAAAGCCTGCTTGGGCGGGGACTACTGGGGGTCCACAGCGGAACTTTTCACAGCTTTGCGTACGGGATGCTGCGCAAATTTGCCACTGCCTTGGGATACGTGAACGGCATTACTGTCATGGATTCCAGTGATGCCGAAGACCTGCTCAAAAGTGTCAAAGAACAACTTAAAATAGGGCAGGGCGACCGTTCTTTTCCCAAGAAAAAAACAGTCCTCGCTTTGATCAGCAAGGCCAGAAACAAGGAAATGGAGCTGGAGCAGGTTTTGCTCAAGGAAGCATATCATCTGCGAGGCTATGCCGAAGACCTGGAACGCATTTACAGAGAGTATCAACTTTTTAAGCAAAAACACGGTTTGCTCGATTATGATGACCTTTTGTTTCAGCTGGAACGGCTTCTGGTAGAGCACGATGATATACGGGATTTTTTGCGCCAAGCATTTCAATACATTATGGTGGACGAATTTCAGGATACAAACCTGGTGCAGGGAAGGTTGGTTAAGCTTATAGTCGGGAGCGAGGGCAATGTCATGGCCGTAGGGGATGATGCCCAGTCTATATATGCTTTCCGGGGTGCTAATGTAAACAATATCCTTAATTTCCCTAAAATTTTTAAAAATGCCAAAATTATCAAGCTGGAACAAAACTATCGTTCTACTCAGCCAATTTTAAATTTGACCAACCAAATTTTGGCTCAGGCCACGGAAAAATACCCCAAGAACCTGTTTACCAAACGTAAGTCATCTCTCAAACCTCAATTGATCCGCCCCTTGAGTGACCTCAGTCAAGCCAGGGTTGTGGTCCAAAAAGTTATTGAACTTACCCAAAAATATTCTCTTCACGAAATCGCAGTGCTTTTTCGCGCTGGATATCAATCATATCCGCTGGAGGTCGAACTAAACAGAGCTTCCATTCCTTTTCAAAAGTTTGGTGGGATCAAATTTTCTGAAGCAGCCCATATAAAAGATGTTTTAGCGTTTATGCGTTTGGTGGCCAATCCGGCAGACCTTTTGGCCTGGACCAGGGGGCTGTCCAATCTAAAGGGTATCGGACCCAAAACTTGCGAACGGCTCTACAGTGCTTTTATGCAGGGCAACAGCCAGTACATTGAAAAACAATGTAAAAAGAGCAAGCAATTAGAACATATCCTGAATCTTTTGGATGAGTTGCGGTCCAAGCAAGACAGCCCGGCCCAAATATTAGATGAGATAGTCAGGTTTTACCAGCCGATAATGCAAGAGAAGTTTGCTGATGATTATCCCAAACGAGCAACTGGCCTGGAACAGCTGGCCCAAATAGCATCTGCTTATGACAATCTGGATATCTTTTTGGCTGATATGAGTTTGGAAAATCCGGACCCGGAGGGCAACAAGGTCAAGGAAGACACACTGGTTTTATCCACGGTACACTCTGCCAAGGGGCTGGAATGGTCTGCAGTGCTTATTATTGACCTGGTGGAAGAGCGCTTTCCATCCAAACATGCCTTGATGGACTATGATGAACTGGAAGAGGAACGCAGGCTTCTGTATGTAGCTTGTACTCGGGCCAAAGATTATCTTGCTCTGTTCGTGCCTGATTCCATATACAACCGTTATCAGGACCTGCATGAGTCAGTGCTGCCCTGTCCTTTTATCCAGGAACTGGACAATTCATTATTTGAAGAATGGCGCGAAAATTATCTGGGCAGCCTGGTACCTACTCAAAACAAGAAACCCAGGACCAAAACCTTAGGGCAAAAGTCGTACGGCCAAGGGCTCGGCCAGAGGCCTGATTGTCGTTATTGCTCGCACAAGATATTTGGACGAGGTAAGGTCATTGCTGAAATTCCGCCCAACAAGTTCAAGGTCAACTTCCCGGGGTTTGGTCTAAAAACAGTAATTGGGGACTACCTGGAGTTTGAGGAATAGAAATTTGGTTGGCCTGTCCTGAGTTCAATAGTTTAGTTTAGATAAGACTAAAGGCTAGGGGTCAAAGGTTAAAGGGTTAGCAGCTTGAGCGGGGTAATCTCGTTCTCACTCAACTCAAAAATTAAAACTTAAAACTCGAGAGCCGTATGTTTAAAAGCGAAGATGATTTTTTGGCCCTGATTGATACCTATTTTCCCCAGGAGCACCCTCATCTTCTCTTGGGCCGGGGCCATGACTGTGCTGTCTTAAATACCCCTGCCCGCATAAGCATAAGCACTGATCTTTTTGTCCAGGACATCCATTTCCGTACCGAGTATTTTAGGCCAGAGCACATCGGACACAAGGGCCTGGCTGTTAATTTGAGCGACTTGGCTGCCATGGGAGCCAAACCATTGGGGTTTGAGCTGGGTCTTACCTGGCCCGGGAATCTGGACAAAAATTTTGCGCACCGTTTATTCAAGGGTATGTCCAATTTAGCCAAGCAGTTTGATCTGGCTTTGGCCGGGGGCGATTTAAGCCTGGGTGAGCGTTTAAGTCTGTGCATTACCATTTGGGGTGAGTGTCCGGAAAAGATTCTTTGTCGTCAAAATGTCTCCCCAGATGACTTGGTTTTTGTGGTTGGTCATGTTGGCCTGGCCAGGGCGGGTCTACATATACTGGAACAGAAAACCCCCCCCCAGGAAGACTTCCCCATTTCCATTTCCAGGCATCTTTCTCCAGAGCCTTTGGTGCGTGAAGGAATGCTTCTGGCCAAGATAGACTGCGTCAAGGGGCTGATGGATGTTTCAGATGGACTGGCGCAGGACATACCGCGTTTTTTGGGTCCTGGTTTGGGCTTAGAGATTGATGAACAAAATTTTGCTCTGCACCAGGAAGTGCTTACCTACTGCCGGCTAACAGATCAGGACCCCCTTATGTTTAGCCTGCAGGGTGGTGAAGATTATGCACTAATCGGGGCAACTTCGCCAAAATCATTTTCGAAAATAGAAAAGATTATTCCACATGCCTGGATTTTAGGCAAAGTGGTGCCCAACCCCGGTCTTTTTGTGCGTGGGGCAAGAATAGGAATAAAGGGGTTCGATCACTTTGTTGGCTGAATCGTTTTGATTTGCTTCAGGCCTCAAACGACTGAAGATAACACTTTATTGTGTTTTTTTTTGAAATACTTTGAAACTGGGGCCGGGCGATTTGCTAGATGTTTGGCTCACTAAAGTAAGGGCATTTCATGCCTCGACATCCATGTGGATGCTGGTTGATAGAGTTACATTGAATAGGGGTCGAAGGCAGCATAAGACAGATTTTAAAGTTATCTTTCAAAAAATGCACAGCGTTTTCCAGAGCTGTTCGAACATAAGCTTTGCAACAACTCGGTCCTGTTAACTCTGTAATAGCATGAACAATTTTTGAAACCACTTCCATAGTCAATCTCTGTTCTTTATCCGTTCCACATTTAGAACCAAGCAGGATAGAAAAACAAGCACCAATGGCAGGTACAATGCCGCAAACCCCTGTTAACCCACAATAACCACCTATAGCTTGCCGTTCTGTGCGGTTGAATGCTTCTTCAATTTGTTCGTCAGCGACTCTTATAGTCCCTTCATTCCGAATAGCAGTCATTAAAGCTCCTGCTGCAACAAAGGCATGGTGACATCCAAGCATAGGAAATTGAGAGAGAGCCATTATTTGCTCTGCAATCTCAAAAGGATTTTTAGATTTGGCCGACAAACAAATTTCTTTGATTGTTTTTATAGCTTGTTGATTGTGGCATATATCGCAAACATAATGGTTGTTTGGGCAACGAATATGACCTGTTTCAAGTCTGCCACAACTGGAGCATTGCAGCTCTACGGCATGATTGAGGTATTCTAATTGAGACCCACATACCATACAGTTTTTTATGTTGTCCCCAGAATCAGTTTGGACAGAAGAGCCAGTATAAACCCGACCGGATTTGTTAGCTGGTTGCGCTCAACAACTTGTGCCGTTTTTTATTTTTTTATTTTCTATCATATCCTTCTTTACTCCTTAGAAAGTTTTAGGCCAAACTCTACTCAGAGGACAATTTTACATAATTTTTTTCAATCCTGATTTCTTTCATGCTGGTGCAAATGCCTGGACCCATCTATAGCTTGCTTGCGGGCAGAGCATAATGGGGCATTTAGGATAAATGAATATTCTTTTTGTTGTCGATAGTTATGGCAAATAGTTCCAGATACTTAGCTTTGTCATCCCGATGCTCTGCTTATCCGCAAGCTTAGCCAAGATGGCTTACCCAGCCCTTTGCAATGCTTTCAAGAAACCAGGATTTCTAATCTGGTAGTCAAAATGGGGTTTGGCCACAGACTCTAGAAAGCCAAAGGCTAACGTGACAG contains:
- a CDS encoding tetratricopeptide repeat protein: MTPTSATKLLICLFIIFAGCAAQKSKHDSQLRPISNVRSGLFFYTKGEYEKAIRAFDLAIKNKPANATLYFNKGLCQAKLKLYSNAIENFTRAISLNPYFVQAYVNKGLAYAAVNNFDEAQKNLHKALNLDKNNPVILYNLGNIYLQKKQYERASYYYTQAIILKPNLTNAYLNRGIAYLKSGKINQALHDVTQATALNPTDVHAYYNRALIYEASGEINQALDDYSRALSLDPEFAPAYYNRGILRLRKNKRKLGCADLSQACKLGLCGRYKQLQNSGECPVE
- a CDS encoding Hsp20/alpha crystallin family protein; protein product: MFERMFPVLRRKKESEIKSPQTIFDLFEEMWRQPFWGMEQFTPGFVPAVEVSEKDDEIVVRAEIPGLDTKDLDVTIENNYLIIKGEKKREKKEEKESFVHMECSYGSFYRTIPLTTEVDKDKIKAKYKKGVLTITLPKVESAKAKRIAIES
- a CDS encoding alkaline phosphatase family protein, translating into MFKERERILVIGLDGLPYSLVKKLCQKRILPHLKSIIDSPYCRSIQAEIPPLSPVNWTSFYTGEGPEVHGIFGFTNIVPKDYGLYITDFSQVKIPTIFDQLGQKGFLSKAINLPNTYPARPIKGMLISGFVAQDLKKAVFPPPLFAILKSKGYKLEADTIRGAKDPALLLRELRQTLSSRLAALELFWPDLSWDLFVIVFTETDRVFHFLFPALIQENHPLHSECMEFMRDFDKAVGQLLDRFDRLPEPKRLIMLADHGFTNLKTEVDLNAWLARAGFFKFDQKPRHELDASIISSNCQAFALDAGRIYLHKKDLFPRGQVTHIDAPKIIQEIKAGLMSLSYAGERVMERVFTKDELYPDTEHLAPDLVCLPNPGFDLKGKFDRQEIFGHFGRFGCHTVQNTFFFDSHGFNPQKLRQTGQEILAHFGKKHIIS
- a CDS encoding ATP-dependent helicase, translating into MKIDYQKDLNPAQYEAVTTTSGPVLVIAGAGSGKTRTIVYRLAYLVEHEVSPQNILLLTFTRKAAGEMLKRAESLLGRGLLGVHSGTFHSFAYGMLRKFATALGYVNGITVMDSSDAEDLLKSVKEQLKIGQGDRSFPKKKTVLALISKARNKEMELEQVLLKEAYHLRGYAEDLERIYREYQLFKQKHGLLDYDDLLFQLERLLVEHDDIRDFLRQAFQYIMVDEFQDTNLVQGRLVKLIVGSEGNVMAVGDDAQSIYAFRGANVNNILNFPKIFKNAKIIKLEQNYRSTQPILNLTNQILAQATEKYPKNLFTKRKSSLKPQLIRPLSDLSQARVVVQKVIELTQKYSLHEIAVLFRAGYQSYPLEVELNRASIPFQKFGGIKFSEAAHIKDVLAFMRLVANPADLLAWTRGLSNLKGIGPKTCERLYSAFMQGNSQYIEKQCKKSKQLEHILNLLDELRSKQDSPAQILDEIVRFYQPIMQEKFADDYPKRATGLEQLAQIASAYDNLDIFLADMSLENPDPEGNKVKEDTLVLSTVHSAKGLEWSAVLIIDLVEERFPSKHALMDYDELEEERRLLYVACTRAKDYLALFVPDSIYNRYQDLHESVLPCPFIQELDNSLFEEWRENYLGSLVPTQNKKPRTKTLGQKSYGQGLGQRPDCRYCSHKIFGRGKVIAEIPPNKFKVNFPGFGLKTVIGDYLEFEE
- the thiL gene encoding thiamine-phosphate kinase, producing MFKSEDDFLALIDTYFPQEHPHLLLGRGHDCAVLNTPARISISTDLFVQDIHFRTEYFRPEHIGHKGLAVNLSDLAAMGAKPLGFELGLTWPGNLDKNFAHRLFKGMSNLAKQFDLALAGGDLSLGERLSLCITIWGECPEKILCRQNVSPDDLVFVVGHVGLARAGLHILEQKTPPQEDFPISISRHLSPEPLVREGMLLAKIDCVKGLMDVSDGLAQDIPRFLGPGLGLEIDEQNFALHQEVLTYCRLTDQDPLMFSLQGGEDYALIGATSPKSFSKIEKIIPHAWILGKVVPNPGLFVRGARIGIKGFDHFVG
- a CDS encoding Hsp20/alpha crystallin family protein, producing MVIDFSAFYDLPRQIDRFFDEFWKPNVISQRRASYPPINITEDQANIYVTAEIPGMDIDDLEITLTDGSVVIKGNRKADNGNYYRQERPTGVFQRVINLNVPIDADKVKAKMKDGLLEIVLPKADEAKPKKISIEAE
- a CDS encoding Hsp20/alpha crystallin family protein, giving the protein MTQEVIKKETNTLPRFAPNTDIIEREDGFHIYMDLPGVSKDDLTIDLKENELQVSARAVYPKRENVNNIHLEFGDSEYVRNFTISDIVDRQNIKATLKNGVLELFLPKAEKAKPRKIEIQAE
- a CDS encoding DUF5714 domain-containing protein; its protein translation is MVCGSQLEYLNHAVELQCSSCGRLETGHIRCPNNHYVCDICHNQQAIKTIKEICLSAKSKNPFEIAEQIMALSQFPMLGCHHAFVAAGALMTAIRNEGTIRVADEQIEEAFNRTERQAIGGYCGLTGVCGIVPAIGACFSILLGSKCGTDKEQRLTMEVVSKIVHAITELTGPSCCKAYVRTALENAVHFLKDNFKICLMLPSTPIQCNSINQHPHGCRGMKCPYFSEPNI